The window CCCAGGTACTGGGCCATCGCCACGACGCCGACCTGGAGGGCGCTCGCGTGCAGCACGAAGATCATCAGGGTCGGGACGACGAACACGGTGACCCGGTCGCCGACCGTGCTGACCGTCTGGCCGGCCCAGAACAGGTTGAACCCGCGCCCGAGCGAGACGGGCCTGCGCCGCTTCACGGGCCCTTCCGGCTTCACGGACCCTCCCGGTTTCACGAGCCCTTCCGGCTTCACGGGCTTCCGCGGCTTCACGAGCCCTCCCGGACGACGAGGCCGGCCGTCTTGCCCGTCCGGCCGTTGCTGACCAGCTCGTCCACCCGGCGCACCCGGAAGGACTCCGGATCGTGCTGGAAGGCGGTGCTGAGCGTGAAGGTCGCGGACAGCACGGCCCTGCGCAGCCGCTCGGTGTCGGGCGGTCCGCCCGGGCCGGCGAGCAGCAGCAGCTCGACCGTGGCGGCCCGGCCGTGCTCCTCGGTGATCACCACCTGGGCCCGGGACACCCCCGGCTCCCGCTCCGCCCGTGCGATGACCTCGTCCACGTGCAGTCCCAGCCCGCGGACCTGCACCACGCTGTCCCGGCGGCCCAGGACCCGCATCGCGGAGCCCGGCCGGCCGCACGGACAGGCCAGCAGCGTCCCCGCGTCGCCGGTGCGGTAGCGCAGCACCGGGTTGAGCACCGTCGGGTCGAGCGTGGTGAAGTCCAGCAGCTCCGCCGCGCCGACGTGCACCAGCTGCTCGGGCAGCGGGTGGAAGGTGTCGGCCGGACAGTCCGGGGTGTTGGTCCCGACCACCCAGGTCTCCGTACTGCCGAACATGCCCCACCGGCGCGCCCGCGGGGCGACCGCGGCCAGGTCCGCCTCCAGCTGCGGCTGCCACGCCTCGCCGAGCCAGAGCACCTTGCGCAGCGCCGGCAACTCCAGCCCGGCGTCCCGCGCGCGGGCGAACCAGAGCCGGAGCACGCTGGGTGTCCCGCCGATCGCGGTGACCCGGGCGGTCGCGAAGAACCGCAGCCAGTCGGCGTACTCGTCGGTGGCGACCGAGCCCACCGCGAGGATCCGGCACCCGGCGAGGTCGGCCAGCGCGGCGGCGAGGAAGTGCGCGCCCCACATCCGGCCGGCGCCCCAGGCGTTGACGAAGACGTCGTCGCGCTCCAGCGGCCGCCACCGCGCGTGCACCCCGGCCATGTAGAAGCCGGTGGGGGCGTGGCCGACCTTGGGCGCTCCGGTGCTGCCGCCGCTCTGGAAGAGCCAGGTCGCCCCGGCGCCCGGGGCGGCCCGGGGTTCGAGGTGCGCGAGGGCGGCGTTCAGGCCGTCCTTGTCCAGCGGCGGCAGCGCGGCGAGCCCGTCGAGCGTGCGCGGGGCCGCGCAGTCCGCGTAGCGTTGCGTCAACTCCGGTACACCGCACAGACGTTCGAGGGTGCGCCGGGCGACGTGCAGCCGCGGCTCGGCCGCGTCCGGGGGGAGTGAGAACAGCTCGCTCATCGCGTCCGGGTCTCCGTTTCCGAGGTGGGCGTGGCCGGTTCGCCGCCGCGGCGGGACAGCCAGGCGGCGTGGGCGTTCCGGTAGGCGGTGAACCGGGCGCGGGTGATGTCCCGTTGCAGGGTGCGCTGCGGGTCGTCCAGGTCCGGGGCGATCACCCCGTCCGGTTCGAGCTCGGAGAACCAGTACCGTTCCCCGTCGAAGAGGAAGTCGACGCAGAAGAACGGCATCGGCAGCCGCTCGGCGAAGTAGGCGGTGGCTGCGGCGAGTTCGGCCGGGACGGGCGGGAACTCCATGGCGCCGCCCCGGCTGGCGTTGGCCACCGGCGAGCCCGGCTCCGGGATCCGCTTCATCACGGCGTACGGCTCGCCGTCGACCACGTACACCCGGTAGTCGACCGTCCCGTCGCCGAGGTAGGGCTGGACCACGAGCGTGGTGTCCCCGCCCTGCGCCAGGCTGGCCAGGCCCCGGAGGTCCTCGGCGCTGCGGGCCAGGTTGATCCCGCCACCACCGCACCAGCCGGCCGGCTTCACGATGGCCGGGTAGGTCATACCGCCCAGCGCCACCTCGTACTGGTGCTTGGCGATGTCGCGGCCGGTGCCGATCCGCACGGTCGGGACCGGGGGGACGGGGGAATCGGCGAGGTGCAGCAGGGTGGCCAGCTTGTCGTTGCCGATGAGCGACATCAGCGGGGGGAACGGCAGGTAGAACCCGGCCTGTTCGAGCACGGCGTAGAGCGCGTACTGGTTGAAGACGTCCATCGACTGGTACGGCAGCGAGTAGAGGGCGGTGACGAAGAGGGTGTCCTGTGGTGAG of the Kitasatospora sp. NBC_01246 genome contains:
- a CDS encoding AMP-binding protein, whose translation is MSELFSLPPDAAEPRLHVARRTLERLCGVPELTQRYADCAAPRTLDGLAALPPLDKDGLNAALAHLEPRAAPGAGATWLFQSGGSTGAPKVGHAPTGFYMAGVHARWRPLERDDVFVNAWGAGRMWGAHFLAAALADLAGCRILAVGSVATDEYADWLRFFATARVTAIGGTPSVLRLWFARARDAGLELPALRKVLWLGEAWQPQLEADLAAVAPRARRWGMFGSTETWVVGTNTPDCPADTFHPLPEQLVHVGAAELLDFTTLDPTVLNPVLRYRTGDAGTLLACPCGRPGSAMRVLGRRDSVVQVRGLGLHVDEVIARAEREPGVSRAQVVITEEHGRAATVELLLLAGPGGPPDTERLRRAVLSATFTLSTAFQHDPESFRVRRVDELVSNGRTGKTAGLVVREGS
- a CDS encoding ATP-grasp domain-containing protein, giving the protein MTPPPTAPGAGQLRRMCWIFPDRESTRMAATWHPFFWDLYAEVAESLGMSWTRHAPDAVTVDGTVRGRPVVYVDDEAVSPQDTLFVTALYSLPYQSMDVFNQYALYAVLEQAGFYLPFPPLMSLIGNDKLATLLHLADSPVPPVPTVRIGTGRDIAKHQYEVALGGMTYPAIVKPAGWCGGGGINLARSAEDLRGLASLAQGGDTTLVVQPYLGDGTVDYRVYVVDGEPYAVMKRIPEPGSPVANASRGGAMEFPPVPAELAAATAYFAERLPMPFFCVDFLFDGERYWFSELEPDGVIAPDLDDPQRTLQRDITRARFTAYRNAHAAWLSRRGGEPATPTSETETRTR